The genomic stretch ACAAATTTTACGTATTTTTTTCAAAAAATGGTTTTACCGATGAAGTTGTTAATTTTTCAAAGGTTAGTGGAAATATCCTATTGTTTAGTTTAAATGATTTGATTAATCTTTCTTGAAAATAGAGAAATAAAAAAGACGTTATTATTGGCAAGAGTTAGAGAGAGTTAGCAAGTGTTGGATAGACTGGAACCTTTTTGTCATTCTGAGCACGTATGCGCGAAAGATCTTGAATGACTTTTCGAATGTAAAGTAAGATCCTTTGACTACGCTTGCGCTCTGCACAGGACGACATTCCATTCGTCGTTACACTCCTCAGAATGACGAAAGAGGTTGAATAACATTTTCTTTGCTATTGAGGAATTATTTTATTTAGATCTATACATTTTACATCATCGCTTTCTTTTAAATTTTTGAAACCACTTTTTGAGAATAAATAATAAACGATTTTTGCCGGTTCGTATTCGAGGTCTTTTAGAAGAAATGGAATTTTTTTTCGAAGATTATTCAAAACTTTTTCATCAACTTTTTTATTTGTCCATTTGCATTCACCGACATATAGGATATTGTCTTTAATGCCAACAATATCTATTTTATTACCAGCATCCCACCATCTTCCCGCTTTTTCAACACCAGTGTGTTTTTTAAAGTATTGTTTTGAGATTTTTTCAAATGTGAAGGACGCATGTTGAGATATGGTGAATTTTATTTTTTCAAGCAGTTTGTTTCCAAGGCCTCTGTATATCATTTCTTGATAGGGATAAATATAACGGAAATAAAACCTGAGGTATTCATCGTTTATGTAATAAAATGCTTTTTTTCGTGGTCTTTTCAGTGAAAATGGTTGTTCTTTTTTTACAAGCTCAAGTTCAAGAAGTCTTGAAAGGTATGTACCTATATTTTTATGTTCCATACCACTTTCATTTGCTATCTCATTTGGTGTGGTCTTTCCATTTGCTATGGCAGTTAAGATAGAAAAATAGTTTGATGGGTCTTTTTTGAATTCTTCAAGAGTCAGAAACTTTCCCTCTTCCACCAAAAATTCTCCGGGAGTCAAAATTTTTTCTTTTAATGCATCAAAAAAGCTGGTATATCCAGAAAATTCAAGAAGATAGAGCGGAATACCGCCTGTGACGCTATATGCAAGAATATAATCTTGCTTTGTTTTGAAGTTATAGAATTTTGCGGAATCTTCAAAATCCATAGGAGATATTTTGTATTGTCCTGTTCTGCGGCCATATATTGGGCTGTTTTGTGAAAGAGCGATTTTTTCTATCATGCCGCTGTATGATCCACAAAAAATGAACTTTACACCTTTTTTTGAAAATTCTTTGTCCCACCATCTTTGAAATATAGATAGAAAAGTATCGTCTTTGTAAGGAATGTATTGAAACTCGTCGATAACAACAGAAGTAGTTTTTCCCGCATCAATTGCCATATTTAAAAAAGAGAAAAATTCTTCCCATGAGCTAATTTTGAGAGTTTCAGGAAGGTTTATGAGTTCTTTTATTTCATTTAGAAATCTGTTCATTAACATTGTACTTCCAGAAAGGTTTGCGGTGAAAAAAAGGCCGTCTTTTACTACGTGTTCAAGAAGAAAGGTCTTTCCCACTCTTCTTCTGCCGTAGATTATTATCAATTCAGCCTTTTTACTGGAAAGTTTCTTTTCAAGAAACTCCTTTTCCTTTTTTCTATTTATGAACATATTTTCACCTCAAATGAATTATATCATAATTTACTAAAGATATATTTACTAAAGATATCTTTAGTAAAGAGCGTTAGAGAGATTGAAAAGATTGGCGAGAGTTAGCAACTGTTAGAGAGGTTGGATAGATTGGATTCCTTTTGTCATTCTGGGCACGAAGTGTGAGGAACCTAAGATCCTCCACCGTTACACTCCTCAGGATGGTATTCCTCTTCCTGTCATTCTGGGGTGCGAAGCACTGAAGAATCTAAGATCCTTAGCTTACGCTCAGGATGACATTCTTTTTACGTAGGTTACTCAAAACCTTGCCATTATCTATACGCTATTTTTTATGAAAAATCCTTCTTTGTTTTCATACAATGTGCCTTGTATTTTAATTATATCGTCAATTTCAATCATATTTTTTTCTCTAATTTTTGGTTTTTGACTTGAAAAGAAAATAATTTTTTTGTATTTCCATAACTTGTTATCCATTTCAGATACAACGGGACCTTTTATAAACAACTCTTTCTCTTTAAATTTAATTTTCAAGAATGTTTTGTGTAGCAGCAAATTATCTTTTTTGAGAATATTCATAGGATCAAATCCCGATAGATTAAATTCTCCTTCTAACACTATTTTGTAGCCATTGGTTTTTTTAAACGTTTCAAATGCTTTATTTATGTCATTTTGACGTTTTTGTATTAGTATTTGCGCTAATTTTTTAGTTTGTTCGTCTGCAAGTAAATCTTTTAAGTCAGATGGTTGATATTTTACAATGTCAAGGAAAAAGTCATAAAGATATTTTTTTGAAGTTGTATAGTTTATTTTCCAATTGGAAGTTATTTGGTCAAGGAGGAGTGATATGTACATTCCTGTTGAGTAACAACTGGCTCTAAAGTTTTTTAAATCTCTAATTTTTATTAAATTTTCACCAAACAATGAAATTAGGAAGCTCTGTGGAAACTTGCTTTCATCTAATAACGCTCTATATTCTACATACGTTGCAGTTCCTTCCATACTTTCTAATCCAAGCTCGTAATCCAGGAAGCTATTTATTAAGTGTCGTCTTTTTTCTCTAAAAGATATGAATTTTTTCACATATTCTGTTTTTAATTGTTTATTTGTTTCAAACACACTTTTTAAAAGGTATTTTCTTTCTAAGATTCTCAAGGCAATATTTTCCAAGGTGAATGGATATTGAAAGGCAAGAAATTCATTTGCAAATCTTTTATCTTTATTTAGAAATTGAAAACCATGGAAGATTTCGTGCACTATTTTCGAATAAAAAAAAGGAAACGTTTCGAGCTTATCTACTGTTGAGATATTCCATATTCCCATATACTTTCCATTGTAATTGATAGCAGCATTTCCAACGAAACGTTCATTCCATTTTCCTATGAAAATTCCTTGTTCTTCTATAAAGTTTTCAGGAGGATTGTCGAAACCTATGATGTATACATATGAATCGTCATAAAAAGCTATGGGAAGTGGTTTAAAGTTATCCCAATAATCTGAAAGCTTCCCGCTATTTATTTTTTTGTATATAGTTTTTAAGGTTTGAATAATTTCTTCTTTACTGTTTAGATTCATCCAATGGTCTCCTTTGTATTTAAATGCACAACATTATTTAATACCTAAATTATATCAAGCATGAGAAATCATATTTAGATTTATTGGAACGTTCCAGACGATAATAGTTAGTGAATATGTTCAAAAAATAAGGGAAAAAGAGTTGGCAAGATCGGCGAGTATTGGATCCCTTTTGTCATTCTGGGCACGAAGTGTGAAGAACCTAAGAACCTCCGTCGTTACACTTCTCAGGATAGTATTCCTCTTCCTGTCATTCTGAGGTGCGAAGCACCGAAGAATCTAAGATCTTTCGCTTACGCTCGGAATGACAAAAGAAAAAAGTGTACGGGATGACATGTCCTTTGTATGCCTGCTTTTTTCGGATGAGGAAAAGGTAGGGTTTTGGGATGGCAATGTTATTTTCGACACCGTGGACAAGTTCGTCAGGGCTTGACAGCGTTCGACAGGTTAGAAAGATTAGCGAGTGTTAGAAAGGTTGTAGCCTTTTTGTCATTCCGAGTGATACGCGCGAAGAATCTTGGATTGTTTTTGAGAGAAAAGAATAAGATTCTTCACTTCGTTCAGAATGATAGGAAGAAAAAGTAAGATCCCTCGACTACGCTCAAGATGACATACCTATTATTTTCATATTTCCTATATTCCTTCTACTACGTTTTTAATCCACTTTTTACTTTTGTATCTCCAAAGTAATATTATTGCTTTAGTTATTTCATCAGACATTGTAAATAAATATACCACCGGGAAACTCATATTTAGAATAAGGCCTGAAAGAACCGCAAGTGGAACACCTAAAAGCCATAGCGTTGTAGCTTCAATAGCAAATGAAAATCTGGTATCTCCTCCTGCTCTTAGAAAACCTACTATATTCACACCGTTAAAAACTTTTATTGGTATGAATCCCATGGAAATAATCATGGTAATTCTTACCAAGTTTTTAATCTCATCTGATACGTCAAATAGGTTTACAGCATAGAAAGTAACAAGGATAGTAATTATTCCAGAAATTACAGCTACTAATTCTGCAAGCTTCAGAATTTTTTTAGAGACTTCATAGGCTTTTTCATATTCTGAAGCTCCAAGGATGTTTCCAACTATAACCGATGCAGCAGATGCAACAGAAAAGGTAAATGAATAGGCAAATCCTTCGATTGTCCCCATTATGTTTCTGGCAGCTATTACTTGGGTGCTCATATGTGCATATACCACGGAATACATTGTCATTCCAAAAGACCATGCAAATTCATTTCCAATAGTAGGGAGTGTATAGTGAAAATAGCGTTTTACAAACAGTTTGTTTATTCGCCGTACGTGGTATAAATTAAAGCGACCTGGTAATCTTTTTACCTCAATAATAATTAAAAGAGATGTAAGACCTATAACTCTTGCAATAAGTGTTCCCCAAGCGGCTCCTTCGACTCCTAATTTTGGAAAACCAAGTTTTCCAAATATTAGTACATAGTTGAAAAACACGTTGGACATTAGTTCAACTATTGTTGTATACATTGGAATAATTGCCTTTTCAATGCTTCTAAGAACTAATGAAAATACCATGCTTACTGCAAATATGGGATAAGAAAAGGAAACTATTTTTAAATACGTAATACCAACTGCTATTACTTCAGGATCTGGAGAATAAAATCTCATTACAAATTGTGGGGTAAAAAAACTTAATACAAAAAATATAAA from Thermosipho atlanticus DSM 15807 encodes the following:
- a CDS encoding ATP-binding protein; protein product: MFINRKKEKEFLEKKLSSKKAELIIIYGRRRVGKTFLLEHVVKDGLFFTANLSGSTMLMNRFLNEIKELINLPETLKISSWEEFFSFLNMAIDAGKTTSVVIDEFQYIPYKDDTFLSIFQRWWDKEFSKKGVKFIFCGSYSGMIEKIALSQNSPIYGRRTGQYKISPMDFEDSAKFYNFKTKQDYILAYSVTGGIPLYLLEFSGYTSFFDALKEKILTPGEFLVEEGKFLTLEEFKKDPSNYFSILTAIANGKTTPNEIANESGMEHKNIGTYLSRLLELELVKKEQPFSLKRPRKKAFYYINDEYLRFYFRYIYPYQEMIYRGLGNKLLEKIKFTISQHASFTFEKISKQYFKKHTGVEKAGRWWDAGNKIDIVGIKDNILYVGECKWTNKKVDEKVLNNLRKKIPFLLKDLEYEPAKIVYYLFSKSGFKNLKESDDVKCIDLNKIIPQ
- a CDS encoding MATE family efflux transporter, which codes for MGVYRKIFKIALPIALQQFLFTSVNFVDTVMIGRLGEIPIAAVGLSNQFFFLYNLVLFGLVSGGAIFFAQFWGKRDEDGLARSSALTVISALAFSFIFFVLSFFTPQFVMRFYSPDPEVIAVGITYLKIVSFSYPIFAVSMVFSLVLRSIEKAIIPMYTTIVELMSNVFFNYVLIFGKLGFPKLGVEGAAWGTLIARVIGLTSLLIIIEVKRLPGRFNLYHVRRINKLFVKRYFHYTLPTIGNEFAWSFGMTMYSVVYAHMSTQVIAARNIMGTIEGFAYSFTFSVASAASVIVGNILGASEYEKAYEVSKKILKLAELVAVISGIITILVTFYAVNLFDVSDEIKNLVRITMIISMGFIPIKVFNGVNIVGFLRAGGDTRFSFAIEATTLWLLGVPLAVLSGLILNMSFPVVYLFTMSDEITKAIILLWRYKSKKWIKNVVEGI